One genomic region from Populus nigra chromosome 8, ddPopNigr1.1, whole genome shotgun sequence encodes:
- the LOC133700766 gene encoding uncharacterized protein LOC133700766, translated as MDNSGLRGRFLSDSSGGLFDLESPIHRHQQSQLGHPSLAHQHQMNVMGCFDNDHQPSGLMEMKGSTSKGYLVNFGKGRAASPFNGAHSGDGSEDDDQSFMEDGNGENSTGAKGKQGPPWQRMKWTDNIVRLLISVVACVGDDDTFDGTGGLKRKSGLVQKKGKWKTVSKLMIGKGCHVSPQQCEDKFNDLNKRYKRLNEILGRGTSCRVVENTALMDSMPHLSAKAKDDVRKILSSKHLFYKEICAYHNGQRIPNCQDFDLQGCSLPLERCSKDMNGSGWDEVEGNDDSDDDESNNEADNNADEMGQLCERIVNEEHSHLCSQSGRQNSFGVEMTAIFQDTNVSPWERKEWIKKQRLQLLEQRVNIKAQAFELEKQQFKWLRYCSKKDKEFERLRLENERLRLENRQSAFQLRQKQLEMDLRSSEPAYDPTSLGMDRVQGSDQIDLGRHH; from the coding sequence ATGGATAATTCGGGTTTGAGGGGTCGTTTTTTGTCTGATTCAAGTGGTGGTTTGTTTGACCTCGAGTCACCGATTCATAGACACCAACAATCTCAGTTAGGTCATCCCTCACTAGCGCACCAACATCAGATGAATGTAATGGGTTGTTTTGATAATGATCACCAACCAAGTGGGCTAATGGAAATGAAAGGTTCAACATCAAAAGGATATTTGGTGAATTTTGGTAAAGGAAGAGCTGCTAGTCCGTTTAACGGTGCACATAGTGGCGATGGGAGTGAAGATGACGACCAGAGTTTTATGGAAGATGGGAATGGTGAGAACTCTACTGGCGCTAAGGGCAAACAAGGGCCTCCATGGCAGCGAATGAAATGGACAGATAATATTGTTAGGCTTCTTATTTCAGTGGTTGCTTGTGTGGGCGATGACGATACATTTGATGGTACGGGGGGGCTTAAGAGAAAATCCGGGCTTGTGCAGAAGAAAGGTAAGTGGAAAACAGTGTCAAAGCTAATGATTGGCAAGGGGTGTCATGTTTCGCCACAACAGTGCGAGGATAAGTTCAATGATCTGAATAAGAGGTACAAGAGGTTGAATGAGATTCTTGGGAGGGGGACTAGTTGTAGAGTTGTGGAGAACACCGCTCTTATGGACTCAATGCCTCATCTTTCAGCTAAGGCGAAGGATGATGTCAGAAAGATATTGAGCTCGaaacatttgttttataaggaAATTTGTGCTTACCATAACGGGCAAAGAATACCCAATTGCCAGGATTTTGATCTACAAGGTTGTTCATTACCTCTTGAGAGGTGCTCAAAAGATATGAATGGGTCAGGGTGGGATGAAGTTGAGGGAAATGATGacagtgatgatgatgaatcGAATAATGAAGCTGATAATAATGCTGATGAGATGGGCCAGTTGTGTGAAAGGATAGTGAATGAAGAGCATTCCCACCTTTGTTCTCAATCAGGTAGGCAAAATAGCTTTGGTGTTGAAATGACAGCAATTTTTCAAGACACTAATGTATCGCCATGGGAGAGAAAGGAGTGGATTAAGAAGCAGAGGTTGCAACTCCTAGAGCAAAGGGTCAACATCAAGGCTCAAGCTTTTGAGCTTGAGAAACAACAGTTCAAGTGGTTGAGATACTGCAGCAAGAAAGATAAGGAGTTCGAGAGGTTGAGACTGGAGAATGAGAGGTTGAGGCTGGAGAATAGGCAGAGTGCATTTCAACTGAGGCAGAAGCAACTGGAAATGGATTTGAGGAGTTCAGAACCAGCATATGACCCTACTTCCCTTGGTATGGACAGAGTGCAAGGAAGCGATCAAATTGATCTGGGCAGACATCATTAG